A genomic window from Sphingobacterium sp. BN32 includes:
- a CDS encoding TIGR02757 family protein, whose translation MDLSLKDFLDKKVEEFNTPNFIPADPISIPHRFTLKRDIEIMGFFASILAWGQRKTIINKCVELAARMDNAPFDFIINHQEEDLKQLLGFKHRTFNDTDLLYFVSFFKQHYQRFPSFEDAFLQEPFITGVNRVEQALNSFRTYFFSLPDYPTRTRKHISSPLQKSSCKRLNMFLRWMVRKDNAGVDFGIWNRLQPSDLICPCDVHVERVARKFNLIQSDKVNWKTAVELTENLRELDPLDPVKYDFALFGIGVVGEM comes from the coding sequence ATGGATTTATCGCTTAAGGATTTCTTAGATAAAAAGGTTGAAGAATTCAATACACCTAATTTTATACCTGCCGACCCTATTAGTATCCCACACCGTTTTACTTTAAAACGAGATATTGAAATCATGGGTTTCTTTGCCAGTATTCTGGCCTGGGGGCAACGTAAGACCATTATCAATAAGTGTGTAGAGTTGGCAGCGAGGATGGATAATGCGCCTTTTGATTTTATCATCAATCATCAGGAAGAGGATCTGAAGCAATTGTTGGGCTTCAAGCATCGTACCTTTAATGATACAGACTTACTTTACTTTGTCTCTTTCTTTAAGCAGCATTATCAGCGTTTCCCCTCCTTCGAAGATGCTTTTTTGCAAGAACCGTTCATCACCGGAGTCAACCGAGTGGAACAGGCCTTAAATAGTTTCCGTACTTATTTCTTTTCCTTACCTGACTATCCTACGCGCACGAGAAAACATATCAGTTCTCCATTGCAGAAGTCGAGTTGTAAGCGATTGAATATGTTCTTGCGATGGATGGTGCGCAAGGATAATGCGGGGGTAGACTTTGGTATTTGGAATCGGCTGCAACCTAGCGATCTGATATGTCCATGTGATGTCCACGTGGAGCGCGTGGCTCGAAAGTTTAATTTAATCCAGAGCGATAAGGTCAATTGGAAGACTGCCGTTGAGCTCACGGAGAATTTACGGGAACTAGACCCTTTAGACCCCGTAAAATACGATTTTGCTTTATTTGGTATTGGTGTAGTGGGTGAGATGTAA
- a CDS encoding glycosyltransferase family 2 protein produces the protein MTNNPKVAVVILNWNGRFFLEKFLPSVFNSTYQNIEFVIGDNGSSDDSIAYVEENYPKFTILKNDENLGFAGGYNEILKRVQADYYILLNSDVEVSQNWIEPVIAQMEKDPLLAAVQPKIQSYHQKGYFEHAGAAGGYIDYFGFPFCRGRIFDQLEKDEGQYDDEKEVFWATGAALFIKSAAWKEVGGFDPDFFAHMEEIDLCWRLKKLGYKIGYCPDSLVYHVGGGTLNTSNPQKTYLNFRNNLQMLQKNLPVGQGIWKIFLRFWLDFAALLKFLMERKPKDAWAVSRAHQYFFKNFIKNAKKRKTYSNKENKVGQYKNSIVWDFYVNNIHKFSQLKDNNFHH, from the coding sequence ATGACTAATAATCCAAAAGTAGCAGTTGTCATATTAAACTGGAACGGTCGATTTTTCTTGGAGAAATTCCTTCCTTCCGTGTTTAACAGCACCTATCAAAATATTGAATTTGTTATTGGCGATAATGGTTCGTCCGATGACTCTATTGCCTATGTTGAAGAGAATTACCCAAAGTTTACTATTCTCAAGAATGATGAGAATTTAGGATTTGCGGGTGGATATAATGAAATACTAAAACGTGTTCAAGCGGACTACTATATTCTACTGAACTCGGATGTGGAAGTTTCCCAAAATTGGATAGAACCCGTTATTGCGCAAATGGAAAAAGACCCTTTATTGGCGGCGGTTCAACCTAAAATACAATCGTACCATCAGAAAGGCTATTTTGAACATGCCGGTGCGGCGGGTGGCTACATAGATTACTTTGGCTTTCCATTTTGCCGAGGCCGTATTTTCGATCAATTGGAAAAAGACGAGGGACAATACGACGATGAGAAAGAAGTATTTTGGGCGACAGGCGCGGCGTTGTTCATAAAATCGGCAGCCTGGAAAGAAGTCGGAGGTTTTGACCCTGATTTCTTTGCGCATATGGAAGAGATCGATCTCTGCTGGCGGTTGAAAAAACTAGGATATAAGATTGGATACTGCCCTGACTCATTGGTATATCATGTTGGTGGCGGAACTCTGAACACCAGCAACCCGCAGAAAACATATTTAAACTTCCGCAATAATCTTCAAATGCTACAGAAGAACCTCCCGGTTGGTCAAGGTATTTGGAAAATCTTTCTTCGTTTTTGGCTAGATTTTGCGGCCTTATTGAAATTCTTGATGGAACGAAAACCGAAGGACGCCTGGGCTGTTAGCCGTGCGCATCAATATTTCTTCAAAAACTTCATTAAAAACGCAAAAAAACGAAAAACTTATTCGAACAAAGAGAACAAAGTTGGACAATACAAAAACTCCATCGTATGGGATTTTTACGTGAATAATATCCATAAATTCTCCCAACTAAAAGACAATAATTTCCATCATTAG
- the ligA gene encoding NAD-dependent DNA ligase LigA, giving the protein MSADIQSKIEQLTQELNEYNYQYYVLAQSLISDYDFDQKLKELESLEAQYPQYRDPNSPTLKVGGDITQKFKTVKHKWPMMSLGNTYNEQELKDFDNRVRKVIGDQFQYVCELKFDGLSISLTYENGKLVKAVTRGDGTQGDEVTNNVRTIRSIPHQLKKGNYPDNFEIRGEIFMHKSAFLRLNKEREENGDQTYANPRNFASGTIKLQDSAEVAKRPLDCFLYFLYADNRNKLFDSHWQSIEAVKDWGFHVCEHTKLCNNIDEVLDFIHYWDEARHKLSYEIDGIVIKVNDYAQQEDLGFTAKSPRWAISYKFKAERVETILKSISYQVGRTGAVTPVANLQPVLLAGTTVKRASLHNANEIARLDLHEGDTVFVEKGGEIIPKIISANVEKRPAGAVAIVYPTHCPECGSELIRQEGEAVHYCPNEDGCRPQIVGKLQHFIGRKMMDVQGLGDETIETFFRLGLVSKISDLYALKDHQDKLVGLERFGQKSIDNMLAGLEASKQKPFEKVLFGLGIRHIGETVAKKLAQHFKNIDAIAAASAQEIESVPDIGFRIAESIHFYLNQPEHWEEIEKLKAAGLQFEIEEKEIVLAGDGLSGQTFLISGVFADYSREELTALIESHGGKMLSGISAKLNYLVAGDKMGPSKLAKAEKLGVPIISEGELLAMINK; this is encoded by the coding sequence ATGTCAGCAGATATCCAGTCAAAAATTGAGCAGCTCACCCAGGAATTAAACGAGTATAATTACCAGTACTATGTATTAGCACAATCGTTGATTTCTGACTATGATTTTGATCAGAAACTCAAAGAATTAGAATCTTTAGAGGCTCAATACCCTCAATATCGTGATCCCAACTCTCCTACCCTCAAGGTCGGTGGAGATATTACGCAAAAGTTCAAGACCGTAAAGCATAAATGGCCGATGATGTCATTGGGCAACACGTACAACGAACAAGAGTTAAAAGATTTTGACAACCGCGTAAGGAAGGTGATTGGCGATCAGTTTCAATATGTATGCGAGCTTAAATTCGACGGATTATCTATTTCGCTGACCTACGAAAATGGCAAGCTGGTCAAAGCCGTAACGCGTGGTGATGGAACCCAAGGTGATGAAGTGACCAACAACGTACGCACCATTCGCAGTATTCCGCACCAATTAAAAAAGGGGAACTATCCAGATAACTTTGAAATCAGAGGCGAGATTTTCATGCATAAGTCGGCGTTTCTTCGTCTGAACAAGGAGCGCGAAGAAAATGGCGATCAGACCTATGCTAACCCAAGAAACTTTGCTTCAGGCACCATAAAGCTACAGGATTCCGCAGAGGTTGCTAAGCGACCATTAGACTGCTTCCTCTATTTTCTGTATGCTGACAATAGAAATAAACTATTCGACAGCCACTGGCAGAGTATTGAAGCTGTAAAAGATTGGGGGTTCCATGTTTGTGAGCACACGAAACTATGCAACAATATTGATGAGGTACTAGATTTTATCCATTATTGGGATGAAGCCCGACATAAGCTATCCTATGAGATTGATGGGATTGTTATTAAAGTAAATGATTATGCGCAGCAGGAAGATCTTGGCTTTACAGCAAAGTCTCCACGTTGGGCAATCTCTTATAAATTTAAAGCAGAGCGTGTTGAAACCATCTTGAAGAGCATTAGTTATCAGGTTGGAAGAACAGGCGCTGTGACGCCAGTTGCTAATTTGCAACCGGTACTTTTAGCGGGAACTACCGTAAAGCGGGCTTCTCTGCACAATGCTAACGAAATTGCACGTTTGGATCTGCACGAAGGCGATACGGTATTTGTAGAAAAAGGTGGTGAAATTATCCCAAAGATTATTTCTGCGAATGTCGAGAAACGTCCTGCAGGGGCTGTTGCTATTGTCTACCCGACGCATTGCCCGGAATGTGGAAGCGAGCTGATCCGTCAGGAAGGCGAGGCTGTACATTATTGTCCGAATGAGGATGGTTGCAGACCGCAAATTGTTGGAAAGCTTCAGCATTTTATCGGTCGCAAGATGATGGATGTGCAAGGTCTTGGTGATGAAACCATCGAAACCTTCTTCCGCTTAGGATTGGTCTCTAAAATTTCCGATCTCTATGCATTGAAAGACCATCAGGATAAGTTGGTAGGTTTAGAACGTTTTGGTCAAAAGTCTATCGACAACATGCTAGCCGGTTTGGAGGCATCGAAACAAAAGCCATTTGAGAAAGTGTTATTTGGCTTGGGGATCCGTCATATCGGTGAGACGGTTGCGAAGAAATTAGCACAGCATTTTAAGAATATTGATGCAATCGCAGCTGCTTCTGCACAAGAGATAGAATCTGTTCCGGATATCGGTTTCCGTATTGCGGAAAGTATACATTTTTACCTGAACCAGCCTGAGCATTGGGAAGAGATTGAGAAGTTGAAAGCGGCGGGTCTGCAATTTGAAATAGAAGAGAAGGAAATAGTGCTTGCGGGCGACGGTCTTTCTGGTCAGACTTTCTTGATATCAGGTGTATTCGCCGATTACTCTCGAGAAGAACTTACGGCATTGATAGAATCGCATGGCGGGAAAATGTTAAGCGGAATATCTGCAAAACTAAATTACCTGGTTGCAGGGGATAAAATGGGGCCATCGAAATTGGCAAAAGCTGAGAAGCTGGGCGTTCCGATTATTTCGGAAGGCGAGCTGTTGGCAATGATTAACAAATAG
- a CDS encoding alpha/beta fold hydrolase, whose translation MAERIIKSNKIRIGDLSIAYHIKKATETPEKTIIFLHGFPFNKNMWRDQLESLEDNITGIAVDIRGHGNSTKGHGFFSIDVFAKDLGVLMRKLDIEEAVLCGISMGGYIALRAYQLFPEKISGLILCDTHSKADDNAGKQKRFDAVQAVLQHGRRPYAIGFVGNVFSARSVEDKPEAVELIKSSIRRNSISSICATLLALAARTDTTDVLNEIKVPTLIIRGKEDKITPAELMEELHKKIKGSTYIEFEHCGHLPNLEDTEKFNLHMNTFMQEKV comes from the coding sequence ATGGCTGAACGTATCATTAAGAGCAATAAAATTAGAATAGGCGATCTTAGCATTGCTTATCACATCAAGAAAGCGACAGAAACACCCGAGAAAACTATCATCTTCCTACATGGTTTTCCTTTCAATAAGAACATGTGGCGCGATCAATTGGAGAGCTTAGAAGACAATATAACGGGTATCGCCGTAGACATTCGTGGACATGGAAACAGCACCAAAGGACATGGCTTCTTTTCCATTGATGTTTTTGCGAAAGACTTGGGCGTGTTGATGCGCAAGCTTGATATTGAAGAAGCGGTGCTTTGTGGTATTTCCATGGGCGGTTATATAGCGCTTCGTGCCTATCAATTGTTCCCGGAAAAAATTTCCGGATTGATTCTTTGTGATACCCATAGCAAAGCGGATGATAATGCTGGCAAGCAAAAGCGATTCGATGCTGTACAGGCCGTATTGCAACATGGACGCCGCCCCTATGCCATCGGATTTGTAGGGAATGTCTTTTCGGCGCGTTCTGTAGAAGATAAACCTGAAGCGGTTGAGCTGATTAAAAGCAGTATTCGCAGAAATAGCATCTCCTCCATATGCGCAACCTTACTTGCGCTAGCTGCTAGAACAGATACAACCGATGTTTTAAACGAAATTAAAGTGCCTACGCTTATTATCCGAGGCAAAGAAGATAAAATCACTCCGGCAGAATTGATGGAGGAACTACACAAGAAAATTAAAGGATCGACCTATATAGAGTTTGAACACTGCGGACACTTACCAAACTTGGAGGATACCGAAAAGTTCAATTTGCACATGAATACATTTATGCAGGAAAAGGTATAA
- the obgE gene encoding GTPase ObgE, with protein sequence MAQGSNFVDYVKVCCRSGHGGAGSAHLHRDKFTAKGGPDGGDGGRGGHIILKGSTQHWTLLHLKFRKHIIAESGEPGGSALRSGATGKDEILEVPLGTVAKNAETGEVLFEITEDGETKILTAGGRGGLGNWHFKSSTQQTPRFAQPGMPGKEEWVILELKVLADVGLVGFPNAGKSTLLSVVSAAKPEIADYPFTTLVPNLGIVSYRDNKSFVMADIPGIIEGASEGKGLGHRFLRHIERNSVLLFMVPADTDRTIEEEYDILLNELTAYNPELLDKPKLLAITKSDMLDDELEKEMELQVPKGIPHVFISSVTGKNIQQLKDLIWKEINK encoded by the coding sequence ATGGCGCAGGGGTCAAATTTCGTTGATTATGTTAAGGTTTGCTGCCGCTCTGGACATGGAGGTGCAGGATCAGCTCACTTACACCGTGATAAATTTACGGCCAAAGGTGGACCTGATGGGGGCGACGGTGGCCGTGGTGGTCATATTATTTTAAAAGGGTCTACACAACACTGGACGCTTTTACATTTAAAATTCCGCAAACATATTATTGCCGAAAGTGGTGAGCCCGGTGGCAGTGCCCTTCGTTCTGGTGCGACAGGTAAAGATGAGATCTTGGAAGTGCCGCTTGGAACGGTAGCTAAGAATGCCGAAACTGGCGAAGTCTTATTCGAGATTACAGAAGATGGCGAGACCAAAATCTTGACGGCCGGTGGTCGCGGGGGTCTTGGTAACTGGCATTTTAAATCTTCCACCCAACAAACTCCTCGTTTCGCACAACCTGGTATGCCGGGTAAGGAAGAGTGGGTAATCCTTGAGCTGAAAGTATTAGCCGATGTAGGTTTAGTAGGATTTCCGAATGCTGGGAAGTCTACTTTATTATCCGTTGTTTCGGCTGCAAAGCCTGAGATTGCTGATTATCCCTTTACGACGCTTGTTCCTAACCTAGGCATCGTTAGTTATCGCGATAATAAATCGTTCGTGATGGCGGATATCCCAGGAATTATCGAAGGAGCTTCCGAAGGGAAAGGCTTAGGACATCGTTTCTTACGCCATATCGAACGTAACTCCGTTCTATTGTTTATGGTTCCAGCAGATACGGATAGGACAATTGAGGAAGAATATGATATCCTTTTGAACGAACTGACTGCATATAATCCTGAGTTATTAGACAAACCGAAATTGCTGGCCATCACGAAATCGGATATGCTAGATGATGAGCTGGAGAAGGAAATGGAATTGCAAGTGCCGAAAGGTATTCCGCATGTGTTTATCTCTTCAGTCACCGGTAAAAATATTCAACAATTGAAAGATTTAATCTGGAAAGAGATTAACAAATAA
- a CDS encoding lysophospholipid acyltransferase family protein, producing MKEKLVSGLLYLISLLPFWLLYLISDVLFVLIFHVIGYRKHVVFENLRNAFPEKSDAEIKQIARDFYRYFPDLLVEIVKLASISAKAVRERIELLNPEEVYRHIHAGKSVIGVTAHYGNWEMGIHSLSLMMDTPELIIYKPLNNKVFNEVYNRIRTRFGATMVPMKQILRHMIKLKNVPHISMFVADQTPVYQESDYFMEFLNQETLVYTGTERIARMTKNPVVFCEIRRKKKRGYYYCKFTTLVENPDEYPEHEITHIHNRFTEQIIREEPAYWLWSHRRWKRKRRS from the coding sequence ATGAAAGAAAAACTAGTATCGGGATTACTTTATCTAATTTCATTATTACCATTTTGGTTGTTATATTTGATTTCAGATGTACTTTTTGTGCTAATTTTTCATGTGATTGGCTATCGGAAACATGTGGTTTTTGAGAATTTACGAAATGCCTTTCCTGAGAAGTCCGACGCAGAGATCAAACAGATTGCACGAGATTTTTATCGATATTTCCCAGACCTTTTGGTTGAGATTGTCAAGTTAGCGAGCATATCAGCTAAAGCTGTTCGCGAACGGATTGAGCTTTTGAATCCGGAGGAGGTGTATCGGCATATTCATGCTGGCAAATCGGTCATTGGCGTAACAGCGCATTATGGCAATTGGGAGATGGGAATACATAGTCTCTCGCTGATGATGGATACGCCCGAGCTAATCATCTACAAACCATTAAATAATAAAGTATTCAACGAAGTCTATAACCGCATCAGAACCAGGTTTGGAGCGACAATGGTGCCCATGAAGCAGATTTTGAGGCACATGATAAAGTTGAAAAATGTACCACATATCAGTATGTTTGTGGCAGATCAGACTCCTGTTTATCAGGAATCTGATTATTTCATGGAGTTTCTAAATCAGGAAACCTTAGTTTATACCGGTACCGAGCGTATCGCCCGGATGACAAAGAATCCTGTTGTATTCTGTGAAATCAGAAGAAAGAAAAAAAGAGGATACTACTATTGTAAGTTTACCACATTAGTAGAGAATCCTGATGAGTATCCAGAGCATGAGATTACCCATATCCATAATCGGTTTACGGAGCAGATTATTCGCGAGGAGCCTGCTTATTGGTTATGGTCTCATCGTCGATGGAAAAGAAAAAGAAGGAGTTAA
- a CDS encoding sugar O-acetyltransferase has protein sequence MKSAKEKMIAGELFLDMGGELFQERQQAKKMLHEFNQMDPTKVKARNQIIKKLFGKTSNRFFIEPPFRCDYGYNIEIGDNFYANYNLVILDGAKVIIGDNVMIAPNVSLFTASHPIDPIQRTEGWEFSKPITIGHQVWIGGNTVINPGVSIGDNSVIGSGSVVTKDIPANVVAVGNPCRVIRHIEATTENIKNT, from the coding sequence ATGAAATCAGCAAAGGAAAAAATGATCGCTGGGGAGCTTTTCTTGGACATGGGCGGCGAGCTATTTCAAGAACGCCAACAAGCAAAAAAAATGCTTCATGAGTTCAACCAGATGGATCCTACAAAGGTTAAAGCGCGCAACCAAATCATCAAAAAACTTTTCGGCAAAACATCGAATCGTTTTTTTATTGAACCTCCCTTCCGCTGCGATTATGGATATAACATAGAAATAGGCGATAACTTCTATGCAAATTATAACTTAGTTATTCTAGACGGTGCCAAGGTCATTATTGGCGACAATGTGATGATCGCACCGAATGTAAGCCTATTCACGGCCTCACATCCTATTGATCCTATACAGCGAACTGAGGGTTGGGAGTTCTCCAAACCGATTACAATAGGCCATCAAGTATGGATCGGCGGAAATACAGTTATTAATCCTGGCGTTAGTATAGGCGATAATTCGGTTATTGGATCCGGGTCTGTGGTAACGAAAGATATACCTGCCAATGTGGTTGCTGTGGGCAATCCCTGTCGGGTCATTCGGCACATCGAAGCCACAACAGAAAACATAAAAAATACCTGA
- a CDS encoding nitroreductase family protein, with protein sequence MSLIQDLQWRYATKKMNGQAVEQAKVDQIIEAARLAPTSSGLHPFKIIEVSNPELKAKIQPIAFGQSQIVDASHLLIFAAYDEYTKERVDAPFLQQQVERGLPEGFADDYKNGLFARFQTQTKDAHFDHAARQAYIGFGIAIAAAAELRVDATPMEGFINEQLDELLGLDKLGLKSVTILALGYRDEQNDWLVNLKKVRVNKEEFVINLN encoded by the coding sequence ATGAGTTTAATACAAGACTTACAATGGAGATATGCCACCAAGAAAATGAATGGTCAGGCAGTAGAACAAGCAAAGGTCGATCAAATCATAGAGGCAGCGCGTCTAGCGCCAACCTCTTCCGGTCTTCATCCATTCAAAATAATCGAAGTAAGTAATCCTGAACTAAAAGCTAAAATTCAGCCTATCGCATTCGGACAGTCGCAAATTGTTGATGCTTCGCATCTTTTGATTTTCGCTGCATACGATGAATACACGAAAGAACGTGTAGACGCGCCTTTCCTACAGCAACAAGTGGAGCGTGGTTTACCTGAAGGATTCGCAGACGATTATAAAAACGGATTATTCGCTCGCTTTCAAACACAAACGAAAGATGCACATTTTGATCATGCAGCGCGTCAAGCTTATATAGGCTTCGGAATTGCTATTGCTGCAGCGGCAGAATTACGTGTAGACGCAACGCCAATGGAAGGCTTTATCAATGAACAGTTGGACGAACTTCTAGGACTCGACAAACTAGGCCTGAAATCCGTTACAATTTTAGCATTGGGATACCGCGACGAGCAGAATGACTGGTTGGTTAATCTTAAGAAAGTAAGGGTTAACAAAGAAGAGTTCGTTATCAACTTAAACTAA
- a CDS encoding adenylate kinase, producing MLNLVLFGPPGAGKGTQSAKLIEKYGLHHISTGDIFRGHIKDQTDLGKQVSQIIADGNLVPDSITIAMLEEEIKQHPEAKGFIFDGFPRTVAQAEALDAFLESNNTSISGVVALDVDETELTQRIAKRQEISGRADDAADKLKKRIEEYFGKTIHVLPYYEGQGKLTKVNGIGDIEEIFNNLTTVIDRY from the coding sequence ATGCTAAACCTTGTATTATTCGGACCTCCAGGAGCAGGAAAAGGCACTCAATCTGCTAAATTGATCGAAAAATATGGATTACACCATATCTCTACAGGTGATATTTTTCGTGGACATATCAAAGATCAGACAGATTTAGGAAAACAAGTAAGCCAGATCATTGCCGATGGTAATTTGGTTCCTGATTCTATCACCATCGCGATGTTAGAAGAGGAAATCAAACAACACCCAGAAGCGAAGGGCTTTATTTTCGACGGTTTCCCACGTACTGTGGCGCAGGCTGAAGCTTTAGATGCTTTCTTAGAGTCTAATAATACATCAATTTCCGGGGTAGTTGCATTGGATGTTGATGAAACAGAACTTACACAGCGTATTGCTAAGCGCCAGGAAATATCTGGACGTGCAGACGATGCTGCTGATAAATTGAAAAAACGTATCGAAGAATATTTCGGAAAGACTATCCATGTATTGCCGTATTACGAGGGTCAAGGGAAATTGACTAAGGTGAATGGCATCGGGGATATTGAGGAAATCTTCAACAACCTAACAACGGTTATCGATCGTTATTAA
- a CDS encoding WbqC family protein, with product MSSGLLMPACYLPNVSYFHAIKQNEQPLVIEQFENYPKQTFRTRTQIGTANGVLDLIVPIVHGRKERVRMKDVKINYDHPWQRLHWLSIQTAYRSSAYFEFYEDDFRTFYEKEYELLLDYNSEQIKLILKLLKMNREISFSESYTDVEQGIDYRKAIHPRQPSPMSNPKPYYQLFEEKNGFIPNLSIIDLLFSQGPQSKNFL from the coding sequence ATGTCATCAGGACTTTTAATGCCGGCTTGCTATTTGCCGAATGTTTCTTACTTCCACGCGATAAAACAAAACGAGCAACCGCTTGTGATAGAGCAGTTTGAGAATTATCCGAAACAAACCTTCCGTACCAGAACGCAAATCGGAACTGCCAATGGTGTTTTAGATTTGATCGTGCCGATTGTGCACGGTAGAAAGGAACGCGTTAGAATGAAAGATGTGAAGATCAATTATGATCATCCTTGGCAACGCCTACACTGGCTAAGTATACAAACTGCATACCGTAGCTCGGCATATTTCGAATTCTATGAGGATGATTTTAGAACGTTCTATGAAAAAGAGTATGAGCTATTGCTGGATTACAACAGCGAGCAGATTAAACTGATTCTCAAATTGCTGAAAATGAATAGAGAAATCAGCTTCTCCGAAAGTTATACAGACGTAGAGCAAGGAATAGACTATAGAAAGGCGATACATCCGCGACAACCTTCGCCGATGAGCAACCCGAAACCTTACTATCAGTTGTTTGAGGAAAAGAACGGATTTATCCCGAATTTAAGTATCATCGATCTACTTTTCAGTCAAGGGCCACAATCGAAAAACTTCTTATAA
- a CDS encoding TetR/AcrR family transcriptional regulator, which translates to MSLSERKLRQQQEVKNQIIASSREIVNMEGWAALSIRKIADAIEYSVPVVYKHFESKEALTAFFVAEGFAALKKEIEACVVPTDPIEKRVQQVAEGYWHFASKNPKDYELMFGVGLPTCEMHQQVPAIAELANYLRQFIDELIESSGKKDLNTCVKYRSFWSILHGVVAIELLTINKFDSVCPSEVLADSIRAFTQYIQKN; encoded by the coding sequence ATGAGCTTATCCGAAAGAAAGCTAAGGCAACAACAAGAGGTGAAAAACCAAATCATCGCATCCTCACGGGAGATCGTGAACATGGAAGGATGGGCGGCGCTTTCCATCCGCAAGATCGCCGACGCCATCGAATATTCGGTACCCGTAGTTTACAAACATTTTGAAAGCAAGGAAGCACTCACCGCCTTTTTTGTAGCAGAAGGATTTGCGGCGTTGAAAAAGGAAATCGAAGCTTGCGTAGTACCGACGGATCCAATCGAAAAAAGAGTACAACAGGTTGCCGAAGGCTATTGGCATTTTGCTTCCAAAAATCCAAAAGACTATGAGTTGATGTTCGGCGTAGGCTTGCCTACTTGCGAAATGCATCAACAAGTTCCTGCAATCGCGGAATTAGCAAATTACCTTCGCCAATTTATTGACGAGCTGATCGAGAGCAGCGGCAAGAAAGATCTGAATACCTGCGTCAAATATCGCAGCTTTTGGTCTATCCTACACGGCGTGGTTGCTATCGAATTACTCACGATAAACAAGTTTGATTCAGTATGCCCATCCGAAGTGTTAGCAGACAGTATTCGAGCATTCACGCAATACATACAAAAGAATTAA
- a CDS encoding patatin-like phospholipase family protein: MNILKSKRKVSLVLGSGGARGLVQIGVIRSLEEKGYEIDEVVGCSIGALIGAAYVEGRLQQLEDWMMSINRSMIFKLLDFTNPRFGLLKGERVFESLKDIFPDKNIEDMDIPFRAIATDIKNEKEVVFEKGSVYKAIRASIAIPAVFTSVLSDDISLVDGGVVNPLPINFVKRKRRNIVVAVNLDGKPNPRYGPIAFDKPVNSIGMLQEAYFVMRRKLAALSIELYKPDYVINIPHNIAGLWDYDKATQLIEHGKMLTNKVVPDSAYRKKVLLEAK; encoded by the coding sequence ATGAACATTCTTAAAAGTAAGCGTAAAGTATCCTTGGTGTTGGGAAGTGGGGGTGCCAGAGGGTTGGTACAGATTGGGGTCATTCGAAGTTTAGAAGAGAAGGGTTACGAAATCGATGAGGTGGTTGGATGCTCCATTGGTGCCTTGATTGGGGCAGCTTATGTGGAGGGGCGGCTGCAGCAGTTGGAAGATTGGATGATGTCGATCAACCGCTCGATGATCTTTAAGTTGTTGGATTTTACAAACCCTCGATTCGGACTTTTAAAGGGTGAGCGGGTGTTCGAATCCTTGAAGGATATCTTTCCGGATAAAAATATTGAGGATATGGATATTCCGTTCCGCGCAATCGCGACTGATATTAAGAATGAGAAGGAGGTAGTCTTTGAGAAGGGCTCGGTTTACAAAGCGATCCGTGCTTCCATTGCTATCCCCGCGGTCTTTACGAGTGTGCTTTCTGATGATATCAGCTTGGTCGACGGCGGAGTGGTCAATCCTTTGCCAATCAACTTTGTGAAGCGCAAGCGCCGCAATATTGTGGTCGCAGTAAACTTAGACGGCAAGCCTAACCCACGCTATGGTCCGATAGCCTTTGATAAACCGGTAAACTCGATCGGAATGTTGCAGGAAGCATATTTTGTGATGCGCCGTAAGCTCGCTGCGCTCTCAATTGAACTTTATAAGCCAGATTATGTGATTAATATTCCTCATAATATTGCGGGCTTATGGGATTATGACAAAGCAACCCAATTAATCGAACATGGTAAAATGCTTACCAACAAAGTGGTGCCCGATTCGGCGTACAGAAAGAAAGTACTATTGGAAGCGAAGTAG
- a CDS encoding type II toxin-antitoxin system RelE/ParE family toxin — protein MMSSAIDDFPEPIVKQYRVHALKKPPYQGFWSMDVSGNFRMIFRLENGDAYDLHYLDTH, from the coding sequence ATGATGTCCAGTGCAATAGACGATTTTCCAGAACCAATCGTTAAGCAATACCGGGTTCATGCATTGAAAAAGCCTCCTTATCAGGGTTTCTGGTCTATGGACGTAAGTGGAAACTTTAGAATGATCTTTCGATTAGAAAATGGAGATGCATATGATCTACATTATTTAGACACCCACTAA